A segment of the Nitrospirota bacterium genome:
GAAACTAAAAGGTGATTATCTTTTTTTCTCCCAAAATACTCGATATGTATATCTCTATAAAAAATATCTATTTCTTTGAACCCAGCATAATTCATCATCTCACGCACTATATATAAATCAAAAACATGATAGTGAGTATAAATTTGGGGATTTGATAAATAGTTCTTATGCCAAATATCAAAATTATTAAAACAAAAATCTTTTGTTATATCGAAATTCATTAAGAATTCTTCTGTATGTGATTTATCATCAACCCCGACGTTATTATTTAGGTCCTCTATTAAATGGCTTAGCGTTGTAACACATCTTTTATGATCGAAAGTCTTTTGATAGTGTGGAATACATGCATATATAATTCCATCTTCTTTTAATATTCTTTTCCATTCTAAAAGAGCTTTTAAAGGATTAGTCAAATGTTCGATTGTGTGAGAAGATATTACCAAATCAATACTACTATCAGAAAGCATAGGCAGAGAATGAGCGTCAGCTTGGATGTCAAGTCTATATTCAGTATTGATATAACTTGAACTAATATCAACACTAATAATCTTATTATTTTCTACTATTTTTTCAATTATTGAATTTACTGCACCACCAATTCTTAAAATAACTTTGTCTTTATTCCATTCATTTTTATGAAACAAAGCCTGGCAATTAAAAATAAAACGTTGCTGGTTATAGTCGTTACACATCATAGATTGATCAGGTTATCAATCAAGCGCTTAATTTATTTTCAAATAAATTAAGCGCTTGGGCTATACATTGATCCATATTTAAATATTGGTATGTTCCAAGCCGTCCACAAAAATAAACATTTTGCAGCTTGTCAGCTGTCTGCTGATACAATTTATATCTGGCTCTATTTTCATATGATGGTACAGGATAGTATGGCTCATCATCGTTCCAGCAAGGATACTCTTTACTGATAGTAGTGTTCGAAATCTCTTGTTTATAAAGATATTTATATTCAACAATGCGTGTAAATTCATAATTGTTTGGATAATTGATAACGCCGGTATGCTGATGATATTCTTTGGCATATCTTTCAAATTGGAAGTTTAAACTTCGGTAAGGAAGTTGACCGAAGTAATAATTAAAAAAGGAGTCAATGGTACCCGTATACACAAGTTTATCAAAAACTACTTCGTTAACGATATTCCTAAAGTCTGTATTTAGCAAAATATGAATGTTGTGATGATCAAGCATCCTTTGAAATATTTTGGTAAAGCCTTCTTTCGGTAAGCCTTGCCATTTGTCTGTGAAATACCTCTTGTCATTGTTCATTCTGATTGGCAAGCGAAGAGTTACAGAAGCATCTAACTGTATAGGATCTATCCCCCATTGTTTCTTAGTATAATTTTTATAGAATGCGTTATATAAATCCCATCCAACTTTACTAACAATTGCTTCTTCTGAATTTTGGGGATTGACAATTGGTTCTCTAATCTTATTCAGAAATTTCGGTAGTTCCTTTGAAGATAACTTTTTTTTAAAAAAATCATTTATTGTATTTATATTAAGCGGTAATGCATAAAATTTTCCCTCGACAAAGGCATCTACGTAATGAACATAGTCGTTGAACTCTGTAAATTGTGATATATAATTCCAAACACTTTTATTATTAGTATGAAAAATATGCGGGCCATATTTACTAATAAGAACTCCATTATTATCATAGTGATCATAAGCATTTCCACCTATGTGATTTCGCTTGTCAATAATTAATACCTTTTTATCCAGCTGACTTGCTATTCTCTCAGCTAATGTAGAGCCAGAAAAACCACAACCGACAATCAGAAAATCATACATTTTTCAAAAATGGGAAAAAATGCTCGTTTATTACTTCTTTTAGTCGTATAGCTATCTCAATACAATATTTTAAACATATATTATAGTTAAACTCAATACTAGCAACCCTATGATGATAATATGCTGGATTTAATGTGTTACAAATATCGATTATTGCTTGAACGCTTTCAGC
Coding sequences within it:
- the glf gene encoding UDP-galactopyranose mutase, whose protein sequence is MYDFLIVGCGFSGSTLAERIASQLDKKVLIIDKRNHIGGNAYDHYDNNGVLISKYGPHIFHTNNKSVWNYISQFTEFNDYVHYVDAFVEGKFYALPLNINTINDFFKKKLSSKELPKFLNKIREPIVNPQNSEEAIVSKVGWDLYNAFYKNYTKKQWGIDPIQLDASVTLRLPIRMNNDKRYFTDKWQGLPKEGFTKIFQRMLDHHNIHILLNTDFRNIVNEVVFDKLVYTGTIDSFFNYYFGQLPYRSLNFQFERYAKEYHQHTGVINYPNNYEFTRIVEYKYLYKQEISNTTISKEYPCWNDDEPYYPVPSYENRARYKLYQQTADKLQNVYFCGRLGTYQYLNMDQCIAQALNLFENKLSA